One window from the genome of Saccharomyces mikatae IFO 1815 strain IFO1815 genome assembly, chromosome: 4 encodes:
- the SPT3 gene encoding transcriptional regulator SPT3 (similar to Saccharomyces cerevisiae SPT3 (YDR392W); ancestral locus Anc_5.480) translates to MMDKHKYRVEIQQMMFVSGEINDPPIETTSLIEDIVRGQVIEILLQSNKTAHLRGSRSILPEDVIFLIRHDKAKVNRLRTYLSWKDLRKNAKDQDASASVAGGTGNPGAAGEDELKKAGGGEKDEKDGGNMMKVKKSQIKLPWELQFMFNEHPLENNDDNDDMDEDEREANIVTLKRLKMADDRTRNMTKEEYVHWSDCRQASFTFRKNKRFKDWSGISQLTEGKPHDDVIDILGFLTFEIVCSLTETALKIKQREQVLQSQKDKSQQSSQDNSNFEFTSSTLHRKKRLFDGPENVVNPLKPRHIEEAWRVLQTIDMRHRALTNFNGGRLSSKPIIM, encoded by the coding sequence atgatGGACAAGCATAAATATCGTGTGGAGATTCAGCAGATGATGTTTGTCTCCGGTGAGATTAACGATCCGCCCATAGAAACTACATCGCTGATTGAAGACATAGTGAGAGGTCAAGTGATAGAAATTCTTTTGCAGTCAAATAAAACAGCACATCTCAGGGGAAGTAGGAGTATTCTACCTGAAGAcgtcatttttttgattagACATGACAAGGCCAAAGTCAACCGTCTGAGAACCTATTTGTCCTGGAAGGATTTGCGTAAGAATGCCAAGGACCAAGATGCCAGTGCAAGCGTAGCAGGTGGTACTGGGAACCCCGGAGCAGCTGGAGAAGATGAGTTGAAAAAAGCAGGTGGCGGGGAGAAGGACGAAAAGGATGGTGGGAACATgatgaaagtgaagaaatcTCAGATTAAGCTGCCATGGGAATTGCAGTTTATGTTTAATGAACATCCGTTGGAGAACAACGACGACAACGATGATATGGATGAGGATGAGCGGGAAGCTAATATAGTCACTTTAAAAAGGCTAAAAATGGCCGATGATAGAACTCGAAACATGACCAAAGAAGAGTATGTTCATTGGTCCGATTGTCGACAGGCAAGTTTCACCTTcagaaagaacaaaagattCAAGGATTGGTCGGGAATATCACAATTAACTGAAGGTAAACCTCATGATGATGTCATTGATATCCTCGGTTTTTtaacttttgaaattgtttgTTCTCTAACTGAAACCGCTTTGAAAATCAAGCAAAGAGAACAGGTTTTACAATCCCAAAAGGACAAATCCCAACAATCTAGCCAGGATAACTCTAATTTTGAATTCACATCATCTACATTAcataggaaaaaaaggttaTTCGATGGACCCGAAAATGTCGTAAATCCGCTCAAACCAAGACATATAGAGGAAGCTTGGAGAGTATTGCAGACAATTGATATGAGACATAGAGCTTTGACCAACTTCAATGGTGGAAGGCTCAGTTCTAAACCAATTATCATGTAA
- the SHE9 gene encoding She9p (similar to Saccharomyces cerevisiae SHE9 (YDR393W); ancestral locus Anc_5.485), which translates to MFRYCGATKTLPLVFCINRFTLRTASFARPFHFSSHCQHNGRTPDESSSNKHEIRAPDDTIWKKNVEPQWQHLKKKFNELYSRFNFHRDQLSYQVNKAKKSIQEANKKLSEQEDEINDSRLNYNKDELTSGKIEGLPSEREQHRKKWSRKLEFYFDSLQETLFTATRALNDVTGYSSIQKLKSSISLMEKKLEATKKEHKLYKAQYANAIDERAQSQREVNELLQRQSAWSSSDLERFTQLYKNDALNAKQEQELKNKVKEIEGKEEQLNDDLYRAILTRYHEEQIWSDKIRRTSTWGTFILMGMNIFLFIVLQLLLEPWKRKRLVGSFEEKVKSALEKYSEEQNMKVDKLLAGKLSEVTDQGNEEDLSIKEPLEQRTVYETDRRETGRVEIAIAETTSAGIKSFGDIWERIKTFFVTLKGIKFRELDAPLVVNTLEFYLYSISLVSMTILISGVI; encoded by the coding sequence ATGTTTAGATACTGTGGGGCAACAAAAACCCTACCCTTAGTATTCTGCATTAACCGATTTACGTTGAGGACGGCATCGTTTGCTAGGCCGTTTCATTTTAGTTCGCATTGTCAGCACAATGGTAGGACACCTGATGAAAGCAGTAGTAATAAACATGAAATACGAGCACCTGATGATActatttggaaaaaaaatgtggAACCTCAATGGCAGcacttgaaaaagaaattcaatgaGCTGTACTCTAGGTTTAACTTCCACAGAGATCAATTATCTTATCAAGTCAATAAGGCCAAAAAATCCATCCAAGAGGCGAACAAGAAACTATCTGAGCAAGAAGACGAAATTAACGATTCCCGTTTAAACTATAACAAGGACGAATTGACAAGTGGGAAAATTGAAGGATTGCCCTCCGAAAGAGAACAgcatagaaaaaaatggtcGAGAAAGTTggaattttattttgactCTTTGCAAGAGACTTTGTTCACAGCCACACGTGCTCTAAATGATGTGACTGGTTATTCTAGTATTCAAAAACTCAAATCCAGTATTAGTcttatggaaaaaaaactagaaGCTACAAAAAAAGAGCATAAACTGTACAAGGCACAGTACGCAAACGCCATAGACGAACGCGCACAATCTCAACGAGAAGTCAACGAATTATTGCAAAGACAGAGTGCGTGGTCTTCAAGCGATTTGGAAAGATTTACCCaattatacaaaaatgACGCGTTGAATGCTAAACAAGagcaagaattgaaaaacaaagtcaaagaaatagaaggcaaagaagaacaattaAATGATGACTTGTACAGAGCAATTTTGACCAGATACCATGAAGAACAGATATGGTCGGATAAGATTAGAAGAACGTCCACCTGGGGTACATTCATCTTGATGGGTATGAATATATTCTTGTTTATTGTCTTGCAATTACTATTAGAACcttggaaaaggaaaagactAGTGGGAtcctttgaagaaaaagtcaAAAGTGCTCTCGAGAAATACTCCGAGGAACAGAATATGAAGGTGGATAAACTGTTAGCTGGCAAATTATCCGAAGTAACAGATCAAGGTAATGAGGAAGATCTCAGCATAAAAGAGCCCTTAGAGCAGAGAACAGTATATGAAACTGATAGGAGGGAGACTGGCAGAGTTGAAATTGCAATAGCTGAGACTACTTCAGCTGGAATAAAATCCTTCGGGGATATTTGGGAACGGATAAAGACATTTTTTGTTACTCTAAAAGGCATAAAATTCAGGGAACTTGATGCTCCATTAGTGGTCAACACGTTAGAATTCTACCTGTACTCGATTTCACTAGTTAGTATGACAATCTTGATATCTGGTGTGATATGA
- the RPT3 gene encoding proteasome regulatory particle base subunit RPT3 (similar to Saccharomyces cerevisiae RPT3 (YDR394W); ancestral locus Anc_5.486) — protein MEELGIVSPAEKTIEEKSTVKSYASLLAQLNGTANNNSALSNVNSDIYFKLKRLEKEYELLTLQEDYIKDEQRHLKRELKRAQEEVKRIQSVPLVIGQFLEPIDQNTGIVSSTTGMSYVVRILSTLDRELLKPSMSVALHRHSNALVDILPPDSDSSISVMGENEKPDVTYADVGGLDMQKQEIREAVELPLVQADLYEQIGIDPPRGVLLYGPPGTGKTMLVKAVANSTKAAFIRVNGSEFVHKYLGEGPRMVRDVFRLARENAPSIIFIDEVDSIATKRFDAQTGSDREVQRILIELLTQMDGFDQSTNVKVIMATNRADTLDPALLRPGRLDRKIEFPSLRDRRERRLIFGTIASKMSLAPEADLDSLIIRNDSLSGAVIAAIMQEAGLRAVRKNRYVILQSDLEEAYATQVKTDNTVDKFDFYK, from the coding sequence ATGGAGGAACTAGGTATTGTGTCACCTGCTGAAAAGACAAtcgaagaaaaatcaaCCGTCAAATCATATGCATCGTTGCTGGCTCAACTCAATGGCACAGCTAATAATAACAGTGCCCTATCTAATGTTAACTCTGatatatatttcaaattgaaGAGGTTAGAAAAAGAGTACGAATTACTGACTTTGCAAGAAGATTATATTAAGGACGAACAACGCCATTTGAAACGTGAATTAAAAAGGGCACAGGAAGAAGTCAAGAGAATTCAGTCTGTTCCACTAGTTATTGGACAATTTCTAGAACCTATTGATCAAAACACAGGTATTGTTTCTAGTACTACTGGGATGAGTTATGTTGTTAGAATATTATCAACTTTAGACCGTGAACTATTAAAACCGTCCATGTCCGTGGCGCTACACCGTCATTCAAATGCTCTAGTTGATATTTTACCTCCTGATTCAGACTCTAGTATATCTGTCATGGGTGAAAACGAAAAACCTGATGTCACTTACGCGGATGTTGGTGGGTTAGATATGCAAAAGCAAGAAATTAGAGAAGCCGTAGAGCTTCCATTGGTTCAGGCGGACTTATACGAGCAAATCGGTATTGACCCTCCTAGGGGTGTCCTTTTATATGGCCCACCGGGTACGGGTAAGACGATGCTTGTTAAAGCCGTCGCCAATAGTACAAAAGCTGCATTCATTAGAGTCAACGGCTCCGAATTTGTTCATAAATATCTTGGTGAGGGTCCAAGAATGGTTCGCGATGTCTTTAGACTCGCTAGGGAGAACGCCCCATCCATTATATTCATAGATGAGGTAGATTCCATTGCCACAAAGCGTTTTGATGCTCAGACGGGTTCCGATCGTGAAGTACAGCGTATTTTGATTGAGTTGTTGACACAGATGGATGGATTTGATCAATCCACTAATGTTAAAGTTATTATGGCCACGAACAGAGCGGATACATTGGATCCAGCTTTACTAAGACCAGGCAGATTAGATAGAAAGATTGAATTTCCCTCGCTTCGTGATAGACGTGAACGTCGTTTGATTTTCGGTACGATCGCCAGTAAGATGTCTCTTGCCCCAGAAGCAGACCTGGATTCGCTCATTATTCGTAATGACTCTCTATCGGGTGCTGTTATTGCTGCCATCATGCAGGAAGCTGGTTTGAGAGCAGTAAGGAAAAACAGATACGTCATTTTACAAAGCGATCTGGAAGAAGCTTATGCCACTCAAGTCAAGACTGATAATACCGTCGATAAGTTCGACTTCTACAAATGA
- the SXM1 gene encoding Sxm1p (similar to Saccharomyces cerevisiae SXM1 (YDR395W); ancestral locus Anc_5.488), which produces MVQEQAILSCIEQTMVADAKVIKQAEQQLFEFQKQPGFTSFLLNIVSDDNFALNIRLSSAIYLKNKVHRSWDTKREDGIKADEKLSIKERLIETLVKNCENNHIRPILAETINGILVGQEDWDLAPVIKNLLSSGDTAYIYPGLLLLFQLCKAHRWDMVGSRDYIDSVIEELFPIVEGIASNFGNQTDYRSNEILYLILKSFKYACLNNLPQYFSQPERIMSWVQLHLYLCSKPLPAEVMELDPADRSLDKRVKVNKWGFGNLNRFLQRFNKVTKAITKEFIDYVFNTIVPVILREFFKDIEAWGNNSLWLSDSSLYFLISFLEKCVTIDQLYPLIEPHLQIIFENVIFPCLCANEQSIELLEDDQEEYTRRYFDINREGSTPDAASADFIFLIGSKRPEKLNSILPFINDIFTRFDTNINDINVAFKEEGALRTLSNLFSFIDEPSILENIFGHFIVPLLSQDKYMFLVARSLETIALYSEEFKDMNILSQLFELTYTNFLNSSVLPVQIEAADAIKCLIVSNPQIHPAVSAHVPGMMEKLLKLSKIFEIDILSEVMEALVERFSDELSPFAKDLASNLVEQFLRIAQALVENPSETYSASDQEQEIQASGLLQTMTTMVMSMNKVSLIESLAPVVKFVVLHAQISFITEAVDLLDALTISSHLLYNQIAPPIWELLHDILDSFQTYAMDYFEAYSIFFETIVMTGFPQDQTYVQPLLEILSAKLESEVDYDIEHVMQILMYFALSMRDIPLFSKAIKVSTNDELGLDSKCIVKLGLANLFVKPIETLQIMETEGFTINFFTNWFKEKFYSVFTIKLQILVILTLLKLPEIPNSVSPLLNNLTNRLVELTLSLPKAIRNRDAVTEGKSLEGDLTPEEEEEYFIECDDDMKETVLDQVNVFQEVHAFFKNLQNEDISKYEKVINYLDESKKDSLQVILEFVSQH; this is translated from the coding sequence ATGGTACAAGAACAGGCAATTTTGAGCTGCATTGAGCAGACTATGGTTGCCGATGCTAAGGTTATCAAACAGGCAGAACAGCAGTTATTTgagtttcaaaaacaacCTGGCTTCACTTCTTTTCTACTCAATATAGTGTCTGATGATAATTTTGCGTTGAACATTCGTCTTTCTTCTGCTATTTATTTAAAGAACAAGGTTCACAGATCATGGGATACTAAGAGAGAAGACGGAATAAAGGCCGATGAAAAGCTTTCTATCAAAGAGAGATTGATCGAAACTTTGGTCAAGAATTGTGAAAATAACCATATTAGGCCCATCTTGGCTGAAACCATAAATGGGATACTTGTTGGTCAGGAAGACTGGGATTTAGCACCTGTCATCAAGAATCTGTTATCGAGTGGTGATACAGCGTATATCTATCCTGGATTATTGCTATTGTTTCAACTTTGTAAAGCTCATAGATGGGATATGGTTGGATCGAGAGACTATATAGATTCTgttattgaagaacttTTTCCTATTGTGGAGGGGATAGCCTCTAACTTTGGCAATCAAACGGATTACAGATCTAATGAAATACTATAcctaattttgaaatcattcAAGTATGCGTGTCTGAACAACTTACCTCAATACTTTAGTCAACCTGAACGAATTATGTCATGGGTGCAATTACATTTGTATTTATGTTCGAAGCCATTACCAGCTGAAGTAATGGAATTAGATCCTGCAGATAGGTCTCTAGACAAGAGAGTTAAAGTCAACAAATGGGGGTTTGGTAATTTGAACAGATTCTTGCAGAGGTTCAACAAAGTCACAAAGGCTATTACCAAAGAGTTCATTGATTATGTTTTTAACACTATTGTTCCTGTAATTCTTCGagaattcttcaaagataTAGAGGCCTGGGGTAACAACTCTTTATGGCTATCCGATTCATCATTgtatttcttgatttcgTTTCTGGAAAAATGTGTTACAATTGATCAACTTTATCCTCTAATCGAACCACATTTACAAATTATCTTTGAGAATGTCATCTTTCCATGTTTGTGTGCTAATGAACAATCCATCGAAttattagaagatgacCAAGAGGAATACACCAGACGttattttgatattaaTAGAGAAGGCTCTACGCCAGATGCTGCTTCAGCAGAttttatattcttgatCGGGTCCAAACGtcctgaaaaattgaacagTATTCTACCGTTCAttaatgatattttcaCTAGATTTGACACCAATATCAACGATATAAACGTGGcatttaaagaagaaggtgcTTTGAGAACATTATCTAATCTATTCTCATTCATAGATGAACCATCTATTTTGGAGAATATTTTCGGTCACTTCATTGTACCATTGTTATCTCAGGACAAGTATATGTTTTTGGTTGCAAGAAGTTTGGAAACGATAGCACTGTACTCGGAGGAATTCAAAGATATGAACATTTTGTCTCAGTTGTTTGAGTTGACCTATACCAACTTCCTAAATAGTAGTGTTTTACCGGTGCAAATTGAAGCTGCTGATGCCATCAAGTGTTTGATTGTATCCAATCCTCAAATTCATCCGGCGGTCTCTGCACATGTCCCAGGCATGAtggaaaaattattgaaattatCCAAAATTTTCGAAATCGATATCTTATCTGAAGTCATGGAGGCATTAGTGGAGAGGTTTTCAGACGAACTATCCCCATTTGCTAAAGATTTAGCTTCGAATCTAGTTGAACAATTTCTACGTATTGCCCAAGCATTAGTAGAGAATCCATCAGAAACGTATAGTGCAAGTGATCAAGAGCAAGAAATTCAGGCCAGTGGATTGTTACAAACGATGACTACCATGGTCATGTCAATGAATAAAGTTTCATTGATCGAGTCCTTAGCACCTGTGGTCAAATTTGTTGTGCTTCATGCGCAAATCTCATTTATCACGGAGGCCGTCGATTTACTGGATGCCTTAACTATTTCATCACATCTGCTTTATAACCAAATCGCACCTCCAATATGGGAACTGTTACATGATATATTGGATTCCTTCCAAACATATGCCATGGACTATTTTGAAGCGTAtagcattttctttgaaaccATTGTCATGACAGGTTTTCCTCAAGATCAAACTTATGTACAACCTTTGTTGGAAATTCTATCCGCTAAGTTGGAAAGTGAGGTTGATTACGATATCGAGCATGTTATGCAAATTCTAATGTATTTTGCACTATCAATGAGAGACATTCCATTATTCAGTAAAGCCATCAAAGTATCCACTAATGACGAACTTGGATTGGACTCTAAATGCATTGTTAAACTAGGATTGGCCAATTTATTTGTCAAACCAATTGAAACATTACAAATCATGGAAACTGAGGGTTTTACTATAAATTTCTTTACCAATTGGTTTAAAGAGAAGTTTTACAGTGTGTTCACTATTAAATTACAAATTCTGGTCATTTTGACCCTTTTGAAGTTACCTGAAATTCCTAATAGCGTCAGCCCACTACTAAATAACTTGACTAATAGATTAGTGGAGCTAACATTATCATTACCTAAAGCTATTAGGAATCGTGATGCTGTTACTGAGGGTAAATCCTTAGAAGGAGACTTAACTCcagaagaggaggaagaatattttattgaatgtgatgatgatatgaAGGAGACTGTGTTGGATCAAGTCAATGTTTTCCAGGAAGTACATGCcttcttcaagaatttacaaaatgaGGATATTAGTAAGTATGAAAAGGTAATAAATTACCTAGATGAATCTAAAAAAGATTCCTTGCAGGTAATTTTAGAGTTTGTTTCTCAACACTAG